In the genome of Chaetodon auriga isolate fChaAug3 chromosome 15, fChaAug3.hap1, whole genome shotgun sequence, one region contains:
- the cldn29 gene encoding claudin 29 → MASLGLQILGVGLAVLGWIGNILICMLPLWKVSAFIGNNIVVAQTIWEGLWMTCVVQSTGQMQCKVYDSLLALPPDLQAARAMVVIAILFSLFGLLLAVVGGKCTTCIGDKAAKARVAISAGIFFILSGALCLVTVSLPANTIIKDFYNPMVPDAQRRELGACLYMGWGASGLLLIGGALLCCQCPSGGDRYNGAKYSAPKSTTPGKEFV, encoded by the coding sequence ATGGCATCTTTAGGGCTGCAGATTCTGGGCGTTGGGCTGGCGGTGCTCGGGTGGATTGGGAACATACTGATCTGCATGCTGCCCCTGTGGAAGGTATCTGCTTTCATTGGGAACAACATCGTGGTGGCTCAGACCATCTGGGAAGGACTGTGGATGACCTGCGTGGTGCAGAGCACGGGCCAGATGCAGTGCAAGGTCTACGACTCCCTGCTGGCCCTGCCTCCGGATCTCCAGGCAGCTCGGGCTATGGTGGTCATCGCTATCCTGTTCTCGCTGTTCGGCCTGCTGCTTGCTGTGGTGGGAGGGAAATGCACCACCTGCATTGGAGACAAGGCTGCAAAAGCCAGAGTGGCCATCTCTGCGGGCATTTTCTTCATCCTGAGCGGCGCTCTGTGTCTGGtgactgtgtctctgcctgctAACACGATCATCAAGGATTTCTACAACCCCATGGTTCCTGACGCCCAGAGGAGGGAGCTGGGTGCGTGTTTGTACATGGGCTGGGGAGCGTCAGGACTACTGCTGATCGGcggtgctctgctctgctgtcaatGCCCGTCAGGAGGAGACCGCTATAATGGAGCAAAGTACTCTGCGCCTAAATCCACAACACCCGGGAAGGAATTTGTTTGA
- the LOC143332442 gene encoding claudin-3-like has product MASAGLQILGIFLAAIGFLGDIIICALPMWKVSAFIGNNIVTAQIFWEGLWMNCVKQSTGQMQCKVYDSMLALPRDLQAARALVVISILVVFMGILLAVAGGKCTNCIEDEMAKSKVAIAAGVFFIVGGILCLIPVSWSANEVIRNFYNPIMIDAQRRELGASCSGFAFFGNMQTQLVGVCLAIIGFLGTILICALPMWKVTAFVGSNIITAQVFWEGLWMNCVIQSTGHLQCKAHDSFLALSQDLQASRALISVSIAVSVVAIGLTVVGARCTNFYHDDWLTKTNVGLAGGVVFIVAGLLCVIPVSWSAHSIITGFYNPVATEERRGELGASIYVGWASGALLIIGGGVLCSTYRC; this is encoded by the exons ATGGCTTCTGCAGGTCTCCAGATCCTCGGCATCTTTCTGGCAGCTATTGGCTTTCTGGGAGACATCATCATCTGCGCCCTGCCCATGTGGAAGGTCTCTGCTTTCATTGGGAACAACATTGTGACGGCGCAGATCTTCTGGGAAGGCCTGTGGATGAACTGTGTGAAGCAGAGCACTGGACAGATGCAGTGCAAGGTCTATGACTCCATGCTGGCTCTGCCCCGTGACCTCCAGGCAGCCCGGGCCCTGGTTGTGATCTCCATCCTGGTTGTCTTCATGGGCATCCTGCTTGCCGTCGCAGGGGGTAAATGCACCAACTGCATTGAAGATGAGATGGCCAAAAGCAAGGTGGCCATCGCTGCGGGAGTGTTCTTCATCGTCGGCGGCATCTTATGCCTGATCCCTGTATCCTGGTCTGCTAACGAGGTCATCAGGAACTTCTACAACCCGATTATGATCGACGCACAGAGGAGGGAGCTCGGAGC TTCCTGCTCTGGGTTTGCATTTTTTGGCAACATGCAGACTCAGCTCGTGGGTGTGTGCTTGGCAATCATCGGCTTTCTTGGCACCATCCTTATCTGCGCACTGCCCATGTGGAAGGTGACAGCCTTTGTTGGGTCAAACATCATCACAGCTCAGGTCTTCTGGGAGGGTTTATGGATGAACTGCGTGATCCAGAGCACAGGTCACTTACAGTGTAAGGCCCACGACTCCTTTCTGGCTTTATCACAAGACCTGCAGGCTTCCAGGGCTCTGATCTCTGTCTCCATCGCTGTCAGCGTGGTGGCCATCGGGCTCACTGTGGTTGGGGCCCGCTGCACCAACTTCTACCATGACGACTGGCTGACCAAAACTAACGTTGGCCTGGCTGGAGGTGTGGTGTTTATAGTAGCAGGGCTCCTGTGTGTTATTCCTGTCAGCTGGTCGGCTCACAGCATCATCACAGGTTTCTACAACCCCGTGGCCACCgaggagagacggggagagCTCGGGGCTTCCATATATGTGGGCTGGGCGTCGGGAGCTCTGCTCATCATTGGAGGAGGGGTTTTGTGTAGCACCTACAgatgctga
- the LOC143332443 gene encoding claudin-4-like: protein MGGQGKQIGGLVLVVMGVLGVCLACGLPMWRETSFVGANILTAQSVWEGLWLQCVIQATGQMQCKRHTTSTTMTADIQAGRALTLLSILLGFLGFIVTLGGGGVANCSGAPPDPLDPPTTASSRKKASLLGGLLCILAGLLCLVSVSWSAVATISIYNDPLVVAALKREVGSSIYIGWAASLLLLLSGALICSVCGEKERSQPPFYSYTPYSNSARFSAGSSHMATLRSDTVRSNSSGMFYSEQPSRMVEHIAQVHDYV from the exons ATGGGGGGGCAGGGCAAGCAGATCGGGGGCCTGGTACTGGTTGTGATGGGTGTTTTAGGAGTGTGTTtagcatgtggactgccaatGTGGCGTGAGACGTCTTTTGTGGGAGCAAATATTCTGACTGCACAGTCG GTGTGGGAGGGTCTGTGGTTACAGTGCGTCATTCAGGCCACGGGACAGATGCAGTGCAAGAGACACACAACATCCACCACTATGACCGCCGACATCCAGGCCGGACGTGCCCTCACGTTGCTCTCCATCCTCCTCGGCTTCCTCGGCTTCATTGTCACCctcggaggaggaggtgtggccAACTGTAGTGGCGCTCCACCTGACCCTTTAGACCCTCCAACAACCGCTTCCTCCAGAAAGAAG GCATCTCTGCTGGGAGGCCTTCTGTGCATCCTGGCTGGCCTCCTGTGCCTGGTTTCAGTCAGCTGGTCAGCAGTAGCAACCATCTCAATCTACAATGACCCTTTGGTGGTTGCGGCCCTCAAGAGAGAGGTGGGCTCCTCCATCTACATAGGCTGGGccgcctctctgctgctcctgctcagcggagctctgatctgctctgtctgtgggGAGAAGGAGAGGTCCCAGCCTCCCTTCTACTCCTACACGCCCTACAGCAACAGCGCTCGATTCAGCGCAGGTTCATCTCACATGGCCACTCTGAGGTCTGACACCGTGAGGTCAAACAGCTCCGGGATGTTTTATAGTGAGCAGCCAAGTAGGATGGTAGAGCACATAGCCCAAGTGCACGACTATGTGTGA
- the LOC143332444 gene encoding claudin-4-like → MVSAGLQMLGAALGILGWIGAIIVCALPMWKVTAFIGSNIVTSQTSWEGIWMSCVVQSTGQMQCKVYDSLLALSSDLQAARALTIVAIIVGIMAILLSVAGGQCTNCVENPSSKIKVGIAAGVMFIVAGVLCLIPVCWTAHSIIRDFYNPLMVNAQKRELGAALYIGWGAAALMLIGGGMLCCNCPPKDEGSYTARYKAARSDASAPVSGKDYV, encoded by the coding sequence ATGGTGTCTGCTGGGCTACAAATGCTGGGCGCAGCTCTGGGGATCCTGGGCTGGATTGGCGCCATCATCGTCTGTGCCCTTCCCATGTGGAAGGTCACTGCTTTTATTGGCAGCAACATTGTCACCTCGCAGACCTCCTGGGAAGGCATTTGGATGAGCTGCGTGGTCCAGAGCACAGGCCAGATGCAGTGTAAGGTCTACGACTCCTTGCTGGCCCTCAGCTCTGACCTCCAGGCTGCCCGGGCCCTGACCATCGTCGCCATCATAGTGGGCATCATGGCTATCTTGCTGTCTGTAGCCGGGGGGCAGTGCACCAACTGTGTGGAGAATCCGTCATCCAAGATCAAGGTGGGCATTGCCGCTGGAGTTATGTTCATCGTAGCTGGGGTCCTCTGCCTCATCCCTGTCTGCTGGACGGCCCACTCCATCATCCGAGACTTCTACAACCCGCTGATGGTCAACGCTCAGAAGAGAGAGCTGGGCGCTGCGCTCTACATCGGTTGGGGGGCGGCCGCGTTGATGCTGATCGGAGGGGGGATGCTCTGCTGCAACTGCCCCCCCAAGGACGAGGGCTCCTACACTGCACGGTACAAAGCTGCCAGATCTGACGCCTCAGCACCAGTGTCTGGGAAAGACTATGTCTGA
- the LOC143332445 gene encoding claudin-4-like yields the protein MASQGLQIMGVLLAFIGWLGTIITCAMPMWRVTAFVGANIVTAQVIWEGLWMNCVVQSTGQMQCKVYDSMLALPQDLQAARAMVVISVIVGVFGVLMAVVGGKCTNCMEDEVAKAKACIASGVIFIIAALLIMIPVSWSAHAVIRDFYNPMLVAAQRRELGAALYIGWGSTGLLLLGGGLLCNNCPPKDSRPYIPAKFSPARTVASNVDYV from the coding sequence ATGGCTTCTCAGGGCCTCCAGATCATGGGTGTGCTGCTGGCCTTCATCGGCTGGCTGGGCACCATCATCACCTGCGCTATGCCCATGTGGAGGGTCACCGCTTTTGTCGGGGCGAACATCGTCACTGCCCAGGTGATATGGGAGGGCTTGTGGATGAACTGCGTGGTCCAGAGCACAGGCCAGATGCAGTGTAAGGTGTACGACTCCATGCTGGCTCTGCCTCAAGACCTGCAGGCCGCCAGGGCCATGGTGGTCATCTCAGTGATCGTCGGAGTGTTTGGCGTCCTCATGGCTGTGGTTGGAGGGAAGTGCACAAACTGCATGGAGGACGAAGTGGCCAAAGCTAAAGCTTGCATCGCGTCCGGAGTGATCTTCATAATAGCCGCCTTGCTGATCATGATCCCAGTGTCGTGGTCAGCTCATGCAGTGATCAGGGACTTTTATAATCCCATGCTGGTTGCGGCTCAGAGGAGGGAGCTCGGGGCTGCACTTTACATCGGCTGGGGCTCCactgggctgctgctgctggggggAGGCTTGCTCTGCAACAACTGCCCCCCGAAAGACAGCAGACCCTACATACCTGCCAAGTTCTCCCCTGCAAGAACCGTGGCTTCAAACGTGGACTATGTGTGA